A region from the candidate division KSB1 bacterium genome encodes:
- the cas2 gene encoding CRISPR-associated endonuclease Cas2: MLVWVIYDIIKTKTRTKVAKACLSAGIYRVQKSVFLGELNLNQIDQLSLKIERLIDLEKDSVYIFPLCRDDFKKVKLLGQAFDKKMVTDEIRTKFF; encoded by the coding sequence ATGCTGGTCTGGGTTATCTACGACATCATCAAAACCAAAACGCGCACCAAAGTCGCCAAAGCCTGTCTCAGCGCTGGCATCTATCGCGTTCAAAAATCTGTGTTCCTGGGTGAACTGAACCTCAATCAAATCGATCAATTGAGCCTGAAGATCGAACGACTTATCGATCTTGAGAAAGATTCAGTTTATATCTTCCCATTATGCCGCGATGATTTCAAAAAGGTCAAATTATTGGGACAGGCATTTGATAAAAAAATGGTGACCGATGAGATCAGAACCAAATTCTTTTAG
- the cas1 gene encoding CRISPR-associated endonuclease Cas1 translates to MQLVLNTYGSYLHKIEDCFEIKTDQQKQQISVNKIESILITTGVIFSSDAIELAIKHNIDIVFLDNFGNPYARIWQPKLGSTTLIRRRQLELAETDAGLNLVIEWEQQKLEHQIQFLEELSRHRENKAAQITDHIQALRSARERLGQLQGTIEQKRSEIMGLEGSASRSYFAALAELIPPRFKFQGRSRQPAKDEFNAMLNYCYGILYSQVEKACIIAGLDPFVGFLHTDNYNKKSLVFDLIEPYRIIGDKTVFYMFSKRQVKKEYFDPIKNGIMLNKEGKKALITAFNERMETTVRHRGRNIKLKDIIQFDCHHLANSLIKQHDQRT, encoded by the coding sequence ATGCAACTTGTGCTCAACACCTATGGAAGTTACCTTCACAAGATCGAGGATTGCTTCGAGATCAAAACCGATCAGCAGAAACAACAGATTTCTGTAAACAAGATCGAATCGATCCTCATCACCACCGGCGTCATTTTCTCCAGTGACGCCATCGAACTAGCGATCAAACATAACATCGATATCGTGTTTTTGGATAACTTTGGCAATCCCTATGCCCGCATCTGGCAACCTAAACTTGGCTCCACTACGCTGATCCGGCGCCGACAATTAGAGTTAGCAGAGACCGATGCAGGGCTCAACCTGGTTATCGAGTGGGAACAACAAAAGCTCGAGCATCAGATTCAATTTCTCGAAGAACTCAGCCGACACCGAGAGAACAAAGCGGCGCAGATCACAGACCATATCCAGGCGCTGCGATCCGCTCGAGAACGCCTTGGCCAACTACAAGGCACCATCGAACAAAAGCGGTCCGAGATCATGGGCCTGGAGGGCAGTGCCAGCCGCAGCTATTTTGCTGCTTTGGCCGAGCTTATTCCCCCCAGATTCAAATTCCAGGGCCGTAGCCGTCAGCCTGCCAAAGATGAATTCAACGCCATGCTCAACTACTGCTACGGCATCCTTTACAGCCAGGTCGAAAAAGCCTGTATCATCGCCGGTCTCGATCCCTTTGTCGGATTTCTCCATACCGATAATTACAACAAAAAGTCTCTGGTGTTCGACCTCATCGAACCATATCGCATCATCGGCGACAAAACCGTCTTCTATATGTTCAGCAAACGCCAAGTCAAAAAGGAATATTTCGACCCAATCAAAAACGGAATCATGCTTAACAAAGAGGGAAAAAAAGCGCTGATTACCGCCTTTAACGAACGAATGGAGACCACCGTGCGCCATCGAGGGCGTAACATCAAGCTCAAAGACATCATTCAATTTGATTGTCATCATCTGGCCAATTCGCTCATTAAACAGCACGACCAGAGGACATGA
- a CDS encoding CRISPR-associated endonuclease Cas6 — MPKLQLLTLTLGNQKFFLRDVPKLRGFFASKFPEYIELHHHIEAKKYLYSYPLVQYKVIDYKPVVIGLGEGAEILKQIYYQVNEMTIGDLAIPIHEKQILVTEAEFGLTDELKFYRFLSPWLGLNQRNYQFYQENQDAEARFELLNRVLIGNMISLAKALGYTVPGQIKVSADTRLRLIKLKGLPMSGFTGFFATNFLIPDLLGLGKSVSRGFGTVQQITLDQLVKYY, encoded by the coding sequence ATGCCCAAACTCCAACTCCTAACCCTCACGCTCGGAAACCAAAAATTTTTCCTGCGTGATGTCCCAAAGCTGCGCGGCTTCTTCGCCAGCAAGTTTCCAGAGTACATCGAACTGCACCACCACATCGAGGCGAAAAAATATCTCTATTCCTATCCTCTGGTGCAGTACAAAGTGATCGACTACAAACCAGTCGTCATCGGCCTCGGCGAAGGGGCGGAGATCTTGAAACAAATCTATTACCAGGTGAACGAAATGACCATTGGTGACCTGGCCATTCCCATCCACGAAAAACAGATCTTGGTCACTGAAGCCGAATTTGGGCTGACCGATGAGCTCAAGTTTTACCGTTTCCTCAGCCCCTGGTTGGGCTTAAACCAAAGAAACTATCAATTCTATCAGGAAAACCAAGATGCGGAGGCACGGTTCGAACTGCTCAATCGGGTGCTGATCGGCAACATGATTTCCCTAGCCAAGGCTTTGGGCTACACCGTTCCTGGGCAAATCAAGGTCTCCGCCGATACACGGCTGCGGCTCATCAAACTCAAAGGTCTGCCAATGTCTGGCTTTACCGGTTTTTTCGCAACCAATTTTCTAATACCAGATTTACTGGGATTGGGCAAATCCGTCTCCCGTGGTTTTGGAACCGTACAACAAATCACTCTCGACCAGTTGGTTAAGTATTATTAG
- a CDS encoding CRISPR-associated endonuclease Cas6 translates to MIDSRLKKELVVPSANISLITEKQLVPEDAIGIRGYLAGKFPEETLFHNHAPGGLIYSYPRVQYKILNGYACIICLAEGIAVTEKIQSITNVKLGNDFLKVIRINLESNESKIGISKSEQFYSFIAPWLGLNEDNYRKYLSSHKRERKILLERILIGNIISLCKGLGFTVPGDIIAKAQLEEVPAILKGNRMLGFIGNFSVNFQIPNLWGLGKSVSRGFGTIIKI, encoded by the coding sequence ATGATTGACTCCAGATTAAAAAAAGAATTAGTAGTTCCTTCTGCAAATATTTCTTTAATAACAGAAAAGCAGCTTGTCCCCGAAGATGCCATTGGAATTCGAGGCTATCTTGCTGGCAAATTTCCAGAGGAAACCCTTTTCCATAATCATGCTCCAGGCGGTTTGATATATTCCTATCCAAGAGTTCAATATAAAATTCTAAATGGCTATGCATGCATAATCTGCCTTGCCGAGGGTATAGCCGTAACAGAAAAAATTCAAAGCATTACCAATGTAAAGCTGGGCAATGATTTTCTGAAAGTAATTCGTATTAATTTAGAAAGCAATGAAAGCAAAATTGGAATTTCAAAATCGGAACAATTCTATTCTTTTATTGCCCCCTGGTTAGGTTTAAATGAAGATAATTATCGGAAATATCTATCATCTCACAAAAGAGAAAGAAAAATTTTGCTTGAAAGAATCTTGATTGGAAACATAATTTCTCTATGTAAAGGGCTCGGATTTACTGTTCCAGGAGATATAATAGCTAAAGCCCAATTAGAGGAAGTTCCAGCAATTTTAAAGGGCAACCGAATGCTTGGTTTCATAGGAAATTTTTCAGTTAATTTTCAAATTCCAAACTTATGGGGCCTTGGTAAATCCGTCTCTCGAGGATTTGGGACTATCATTAAAATTTAA
- a CDS encoding CRISPR-associated protein Cas5 codes for MVAIEFTLRVSSMYSIRVPYSYQCARTYPLPPPSTIKGLCANALWMRFGGNPVDHLKNLHQAIIGATSRSEYPIAISACTVRVVPMNALIRQFAFAPAISCLILFNDERNSLASNLADALLSSPIYLGDSESLVTCLKLSKETEIVKINKGAIVKVNTVSPFNLIIPGSLNSVPESKSTVFYMQSDPISPEAELQRYLAPLSHEADTYYPQESYSFEIADECFLVRGEKLAAVFSPEKPNFVQEESKKGRKAKTK; via the coding sequence ATGGTTGCCATAGAGTTTACCCTTCGAGTATCTTCGATGTACTCGATAAGGGTGCCCTACTCCTATCAATGTGCTCGCACTTATCCATTACCGCCACCATCGACCATAAAAGGGCTTTGTGCAAATGCGTTATGGATGCGATTTGGAGGAAATCCTGTTGATCATTTAAAAAATTTGCACCAGGCGATCATCGGGGCAACCTCAAGATCGGAGTATCCAATAGCAATTTCCGCGTGCACTGTTCGAGTAGTTCCGATGAATGCTTTGATCAGACAATTTGCCTTTGCGCCTGCGATTTCTTGCCTAATTTTATTCAACGACGAAAGAAATTCTTTAGCAAGTAACCTTGCTGATGCCTTGCTTTCATCTCCGATCTATTTGGGTGACAGCGAGTCATTGGTCACTTGTCTTAAGTTATCTAAAGAAACTGAGATCGTCAAAATAAATAAAGGTGCAATTGTTAAGGTGAATACGGTCTCACCATTCAATCTAATTATCCCTGGTTCGCTCAATTCGGTGCCTGAATCTAAATCAACCGTCTTTTATATGCAATCCGACCCTATTTCACCAGAAGCTGAGCTGCAGAGGTATTTAGCACCTCTTAGCCATGAAGCAGATACATATTATCCGCAGGAAAGCTATTCTTTCGAGATTGCTGACGAATGCTTTTTGGTACGAGGGGAAAAATTAGCTGCTGTATTCAGTCCCGAAAAACCAAATTTTGTTCAAGAAGAATCTAAAAAGGGAAGGAAAGCCAAAACGAAATGA
- a CDS encoding DevR family CRISPR-associated autoregulator, with the protein MAGYLSIAAKLLLNVHDLNNEGSVGQSLDIRQIRMVAENGEPLPEMPAVSGRMMKHWHQEYMRKYALEKKLPLCRLCNDGQPDRQSDAKDELNAIQSCVICDVHGFLSTEKMTNAPRRSSCASFSWLLPVLGTNPTSKQVIHSRVASGTAATAGTQDTSQMIFYKSYSSGVFSFISNIELSRIGKTIDNRLINGTIQDRQKLAVQSLLPLVIGSFGASQSHALPHTKCLGLLAALSNPDKPIPNLISPIYSNGFEESIALLESLGDSVSWWTYGEGLKNAKNTVQEIFNEILNRL; encoded by the coding sequence ATGGCTGGTTATCTTTCGATTGCTGCAAAATTACTTTTAAATGTCCATGATCTCAATAATGAAGGCAGTGTTGGACAATCTTTAGATATTCGACAAATCAGAATGGTGGCTGAGAATGGCGAACCTTTACCCGAAATGCCCGCTGTAAGCGGACGGATGATGAAACATTGGCACCAGGAGTACATGCGTAAATATGCTTTGGAAAAAAAGCTGCCCTTGTGTAGGCTCTGTAACGACGGTCAACCTGATCGACAATCGGACGCAAAAGATGAATTGAATGCCATCCAAAGCTGTGTCATTTGTGATGTGCATGGTTTCCTTTCTACTGAAAAAATGACAAATGCACCAAGGAGATCTTCTTGTGCTTCATTTTCATGGCTATTGCCTGTTCTGGGAACTAATCCCACCAGTAAACAGGTGATTCATTCGCGAGTTGCTTCTGGCACAGCAGCAACGGCAGGTACTCAAGATACTTCGCAAATGATTTTTTATAAATCTTACTCATCTGGTGTATTCTCTTTTATCAGCAACATTGAGTTGAGTCGTATCGGAAAAACAATAGATAATCGATTAATCAATGGTACTATTCAGGATCGTCAAAAACTTGCGGTTCAATCTCTGTTGCCACTCGTTATTGGTTCTTTCGGAGCCTCCCAATCCCATGCTTTACCACACACAAAATGCCTGGGATTATTGGCGGCACTTTCAAACCCTGATAAGCCGATTCCTAATCTCATCAGTCCAATATACTCAAATGGATTTGAAGAATCTATTGCGCTACTTGAATCTCTTGGCGATAGTGTTTCTTGGTGGACTTATGGTGAAGGCTTAAAAAATGCAAAAAACACAGTACAGGAAATCTTTAATGAAATTTTAAATAGACTATAA
- a CDS encoding CRISPR-associated endonuclease Cas3'' — translation MPDFIIWSAPNELYEKHIHLCLEAWKRIANRFVPTLRRLFNLHQNIVNDFIQSTILCHDIGKLTQPWQENIHLPKDERKNKSKPPHATLGAPYLMDFFITENDDLKNAGSLAILMHHLDSGLAKANLEYPAEDSINRGLVKYGTEEFRWADGAEDAFQRSCDQIAIPGLKFNPLSSIKLHDLEKIAQRLRLWSRCPKQIEQHQHRLQALAIHHILKVCDWRAAAQRPQIEHDEDEEGEKVESPEWHQSILNIYLQGGILP, via the coding sequence ATGCCTGATTTTATAATTTGGAGCGCACCCAATGAACTTTATGAAAAACATATTCACCTTTGCCTAGAAGCCTGGAAAAGAATAGCTAATAGATTTGTACCGACTCTGAGACGGCTATTTAATCTACATCAAAATATCGTCAATGATTTTATCCAGTCAACCATCTTATGTCATGATATTGGCAAATTGACCCAGCCATGGCAAGAAAATATCCATCTTCCAAAGGATGAAAGAAAGAACAAATCTAAACCCCCCCATGCTACATTAGGAGCGCCTTACCTCATGGATTTTTTTATAACTGAGAATGATGATTTGAAAAATGCAGGAAGTTTGGCTATTTTGATGCATCACCTTGATAGCGGACTGGCAAAAGCGAATCTGGAGTACCCCGCGGAAGATTCAATAAATCGTGGCCTGGTAAAATACGGAACTGAAGAATTTCGCTGGGCGGATGGGGCAGAAGATGCGTTTCAGCGCTCTTGCGATCAAATTGCAATTCCTGGTTTGAAATTTAATCCATTGAGCTCAATAAAACTTCATGATCTAGAGAAGATTGCCCAACGTTTACGCCTATGGTCGCGTTGCCCAAAACAAATTGAGCAACACCAACACCGATTACAAGCGCTTGCTATCCACCATATCTTGAAAGTCTGTGACTGGCGCGCAGCAGCCCAGCGGCCGCAAATTGAGCATGATGAAGATGAAGAAGGTGAAAAGGTAGAATCGCCTGAATGGCATCAATCAATTTTAAATATTTATCTTCAGGGAGGAATATTGCCATGA
- the cas3 gene encoding CRISPR-associated helicase Cas3' yields MNFNEIYHSICNFSPYSEQSLVFEILSQQEKKEKLLFLRLPCGYGKTEAVIIPYLVQAIKNDWIIAPRLIYVLPTRALCNQIKDRIQKYANRIKELIGRSLIVGIEHGTSSLDPLFFADICVTTFDQFLYGYARSKPQVGKHFDLPAGAIANSMVVFDEAHLYSPYTHSLMRAMIEILNVSRIPTIVMTATMPRTLEDDLFSNFGRPEKIEYSETNSKSTSDRFIQWELQDWGLIENSFASAKLLKLLNENKGKKILIIANRVDVAQNLAISLQKRDDFITLLHSRFATKDRDSKETIAVDSFGKENSKSGIIISTQVCEVGLDISCDLLITECAAADALVQRVGRVARWGGNGRVIIVRPMGTDSLINDDEWGQAFPYVDNKKDSPSQFEGIKSGEYAGIAWEYLKHKAPQNLFVDWSATTAFCNEMKYHTDDIEARGALGQLFDATLYADEVPWNLSAREDMYCTLAVISKSRIDQLLSSSAQISKEDKRRGKKKSEQGIYLPYSELRQHIVNLNFKYLVSKKTDLLRPYDFGKSSLENELDKKRVKPFQTYVLISDDKNIYDEDIGLRLEHKEKADETEEGQSCLIL; encoded by the coding sequence ATGAATTTTAATGAAATTTATCATTCTATTTGTAATTTCTCGCCTTATTCAGAACAATCTTTGGTTTTTGAAATATTGAGTCAGCAGGAGAAGAAAGAAAAGCTTTTATTTTTAAGATTGCCTTGCGGTTATGGAAAAACTGAAGCAGTCATAATTCCTTATTTAGTCCAAGCAATAAAAAATGATTGGATTATTGCACCAAGATTGATCTATGTTTTGCCTACCCGAGCGTTGTGTAATCAAATCAAAGATAGGATTCAGAAATATGCAAATAGAATTAAAGAATTAATTGGAAGATCTCTTATTGTTGGAATAGAACATGGAACAAGCTCGCTGGATCCTCTTTTCTTTGCAGATATATGCGTTACTACTTTTGATCAATTTTTATATGGATATGCGCGTTCAAAACCCCAGGTAGGAAAGCATTTCGATCTTCCTGCTGGTGCAATAGCTAATTCTATGGTGGTATTTGATGAGGCACATTTATACTCGCCATACACCCATTCACTTATGCGTGCTATGATAGAAATACTTAATGTAAGTCGAATACCAACAATTGTAATGACAGCTACCATGCCCAGGACTTTAGAAGATGATTTATTTTCAAATTTTGGCAGACCTGAAAAAATAGAATATTCCGAAACGAATTCAAAGTCAACTTCAGATAGATTCATTCAATGGGAACTACAGGATTGGGGATTAATTGAGAATAGCTTTGCATCAGCAAAATTGCTTAAGCTTCTTAATGAGAACAAAGGGAAAAAAATATTAATCATTGCCAATCGTGTAGACGTCGCTCAAAATTTAGCTATTAGTCTCCAAAAGCGAGATGATTTTATAACTTTGCTTCACTCACGATTTGCGACAAAAGATCGTGATTCTAAAGAAACAATTGCTGTTGATAGTTTTGGCAAAGAAAATTCCAAATCTGGAATCATAATTTCAACCCAAGTCTGCGAAGTTGGTCTTGATATTAGCTGTGACCTTTTGATCACAGAATGTGCAGCAGCCGATGCACTTGTCCAGCGTGTTGGGCGTGTGGCAAGATGGGGAGGGAATGGGCGAGTAATTATTGTTCGGCCCATGGGAACTGATTCATTAATCAATGATGATGAATGGGGGCAGGCTTTCCCTTACGTTGATAATAAAAAAGATTCACCAAGTCAATTTGAGGGAATTAAAAGTGGAGAATATGCTGGTATTGCATGGGAATACTTGAAACACAAAGCACCGCAGAATCTATTTGTCGATTGGTCTGCTACCACTGCCTTTTGTAATGAGATGAAATATCATACCGACGACATAGAAGCTCGAGGAGCTTTGGGACAATTGTTTGACGCCACGCTCTATGCTGATGAAGTGCCTTGGAATTTATCGGCGCGAGAAGATATGTATTGCACTTTGGCAGTAATCTCCAAAAGTCGCATTGATCAGTTATTGAGTTCTTCAGCACAGATATCAAAAGAAGATAAAAGGCGGGGCAAGAAAAAATCCGAACAGGGCATCTACTTGCCATATTCTGAATTGCGCCAGCATATAGTTAATTTGAATTTCAAGTATCTTGTCAGCAAGAAAACAGATCTATTAAGACCTTATGATTTCGGAAAAAGCAGTCTTGAAAATGAATTAGATAAGAAACGTGTGAAGCCGTTTCAAACTTATGTTCTCATTTCTGATGATAAAAATATTTATGATGAAGACATCGGACTTAGATTAGAGCATAAAGAAAAAGCTGATGAAACCGAGGAGGGCCAATCATGCCTGATTTTATAA
- a CDS encoding WYL domain-containing protein yields MKYSRPVIHRLMIIDQRIRENKYPNCTSLAREIEVSPKTIARDIQYMRDMIQAPIEFDARRNGYYYAKPNYFFPALQLSEKQIISLIIHKRFLTQYENTPYYEDIKTAIQQILSFIPDREDVEQDADFVSFEPLPSSKIEREYFELLQQAILNEQRVNIAYHAYHSGEQTKRLVDPYLLHNHYANWYLIGYCHLRGDVRIFALSRIIQIEPTQLHFRRPRDFSIEKLLQHSFNLICGGEIYHVVLKFTPYQARWIRERRWHNTQKLTELEDGGLMMEMDVQGLQNVLHWVLQFGAEVEVIAPEVLRTSIKREIEKMMGLY; encoded by the coding sequence ATGAAATATTCTCGCCCAGTAATTCATCGGCTTATGATCATCGATCAGCGGATACGGGAGAACAAATATCCGAATTGCACTTCCTTGGCTCGCGAAATCGAGGTGAGCCCCAAGACCATTGCGCGCGATATCCAATACATGCGCGACATGATCCAAGCGCCTATCGAGTTTGATGCACGAAGGAATGGCTATTATTATGCCAAGCCCAACTATTTCTTTCCAGCCCTGCAACTGAGCGAAAAACAAATCATTTCATTGATCATTCATAAGCGCTTTTTGACACAATATGAAAACACTCCTTATTACGAAGACATTAAAACTGCCATTCAGCAAATCCTGTCCTTTATCCCAGATCGGGAGGATGTTGAACAAGATGCTGACTTTGTTTCATTTGAACCGCTGCCTAGCTCCAAGATTGAACGCGAGTATTTTGAGCTGCTCCAACAGGCGATCCTGAACGAACAGAGGGTAAATATTGCCTATCACGCCTATCATAGCGGTGAGCAGACTAAGCGACTGGTCGACCCGTATCTACTGCACAATCACTATGCCAATTGGTATCTGATTGGCTATTGTCATTTGCGGGGCGATGTGCGGATATTTGCCTTGAGCCGCATCATTCAGATCGAACCTACTCAACTGCATTTTCGACGTCCTAGGGATTTCTCGATTGAAAAGCTCTTGCAGCATAGCTTCAATCTGATTTGCGGGGGAGAAATTTATCATGTGGTTCTGAAATTCACCCCTTACCAGGCGCGCTGGATCCGCGAGCGGCGCTGGCATAACACCCAAAAGCTCACTGAGCTGGAGGATGGCGGTTTGATGATGGAGATGGATGTCCAAGGCTTGCAAAATGTGCTCCATTGGGTGTTGCAATTCGGGGCTGAGGTGGAGGTGATTGCGCCAGAGGTTTTGAGGACGTCGATAAAAAGGGAGATAGAGAAGATGATGGGGTTGTATTGA
- a CDS encoding DUF6206 family protein — MKIDMNLLAQFESQLDPQNLAGSPIPAKILGYGEISTIFQIKDDTSVAYKRMPLFRSNEAANRYARLYREYCDSLRQAGLSLPEDEAIIVASQRPIISLYIAQQQFPTESFVHRLIHQLEPSQIAPLIERVVTEIEKVWQFNRHNRPTIELSLDGQLSNWVWHEDRLYFIDTSTPLFRKNGVEQMDPEPLLRSAPGFLRWILRLFFLDDVMTRYYDQRLVYLDLTANLFKEGRPQLIPMVLEIINQRLTDDLKPLSEQEVNKYYREDRLIWTLFLSFRRIDRWIKTRVLHQRYEFILPGRIKR, encoded by the coding sequence ATGAAAATTGATATGAACTTGCTCGCTCAATTCGAATCCCAACTCGATCCACAAAATCTCGCTGGCTCGCCGATCCCGGCCAAAATTTTGGGCTATGGGGAAATTTCTACGATTTTTCAAATCAAAGACGACACCAGCGTGGCTTATAAACGAATGCCACTGTTCCGTTCCAATGAAGCTGCGAATCGCTACGCCCGATTATATCGGGAATATTGCGACAGCCTGAGACAAGCGGGCTTAAGCTTGCCAGAGGACGAGGCGATCATTGTTGCCTCGCAGCGGCCAATCATCTCGCTTTACATCGCTCAACAACAGTTCCCCACCGAAAGCTTCGTCCACCGTCTGATCCACCAGCTCGAGCCCTCCCAAATTGCTCCATTGATTGAGCGCGTGGTGACTGAAATCGAGAAGGTTTGGCAGTTCAATCGCCACAATCGGCCAACCATTGAGCTCTCGCTGGATGGTCAATTATCCAACTGGGTATGGCACGAGGACCGGCTCTATTTCATCGACACCAGCACCCCACTGTTTCGCAAAAATGGAGTTGAACAAATGGATCCTGAACCATTATTGCGCAGTGCCCCAGGCTTTCTCCGCTGGATCCTCCGCTTGTTCTTTCTGGACGACGTCATGACCCGCTATTACGATCAGCGTCTGGTTTATCTCGATCTCACCGCAAATTTATTTAAAGAGGGGCGACCACAATTGATCCCGATGGTGCTGGAGATCATTAACCAGAGGCTTACCGACGATCTCAAACCGTTGAGCGAGCAAGAGGTCAATAAATATTATCGGGAAGATCGACTCATCTGGACACTGTTTCTCAGTTTTCGTCGAATTGACCGCTGGATCAAGACTAGAGTGCTGCATCAGCGCTATGAATTTATTCTCCCAGGCAGGATTAAGCGCTGA
- a CDS encoding aspartate aminotransferase family protein has product MKLSFSKSKPSTEKQRIIATFRDHVSWGKAAFFKKYGMDFVMGRREGPYLWDYDGNKRLFNLHCNGGVFNLGHRHPVLIELLRRTLDEYDIGNHHLMSAARAELAAYLAQLMPGDLNYTVFGVGGGEAIDLAFKVARAFTKRTKIISAQGGYHGHTGLALAAGDPKYRLPFGPPAPGFLQVPFGQIEPLADAIDGDTAAVILETVPATMGIVVPSAEYLQAVRQLCDRNNVLLILDEVQTGLGRTGKLWAFQHYDIIPDIVVLGKGLSGGLYPISATILRQPLEAVFHPDPFIHISTFGGAEIGCVIAKKVLEISSAPSFLEHVNNLARHFASGIEALRKKHSRFLLGLRQLGLMMGLKLSEELSGPILTKTAYDNDLLLVYANNDTSVCQMLPPLDISFEQVDWVMNQLDHALSAARRLKPVVRLKRKIEKLF; this is encoded by the coding sequence ATGAAGTTGTCATTTTCAAAAAGTAAGCCATCCACCGAGAAGCAGCGAATTATCGCTACATTTCGGGATCATGTTTCCTGGGGCAAGGCTGCATTTTTCAAAAAATATGGGATGGATTTTGTCATGGGCCGGCGCGAGGGGCCTTATTTATGGGATTATGACGGCAATAAGCGCCTGTTCAACCTTCATTGCAACGGAGGGGTGTTTAATTTGGGGCATCGCCATCCAGTGCTGATTGAATTGCTGCGTCGGACCCTGGATGAGTATGACATAGGTAATCATCATTTAATGAGCGCTGCGCGGGCCGAGTTGGCTGCTTACCTTGCCCAATTGATGCCTGGGGACTTGAACTACACGGTATTTGGCGTGGGCGGCGGCGAAGCGATCGATCTCGCTTTTAAGGTGGCACGAGCCTTTACGAAAAGGACAAAGATCATTTCCGCTCAAGGTGGCTACCATGGCCATACTGGGCTGGCGCTGGCCGCTGGGGATCCTAAATATCGACTTCCCTTTGGACCACCTGCCCCAGGCTTCCTTCAGGTGCCATTTGGCCAAATCGAACCCCTAGCGGATGCCATCGACGGCGATACCGCCGCTGTGATCCTCGAAACCGTTCCAGCAACCATGGGGATTGTCGTCCCGTCTGCTGAATATCTCCAGGCCGTGCGACAGCTCTGCGATCGGAACAACGTCCTCCTCATTCTTGACGAAGTCCAGACTGGCTTGGGACGCACCGGAAAGCTCTGGGCGTTCCAGCATTACGATATCATCCCAGACATTGTCGTGCTCGGCAAGGGCCTCTCTGGCGGATTATATCCGATCAGCGCTACCATCCTGCGCCAGCCCCTCGAGGCGGTGTTTCATCCCGATCCCTTTATCCATATCTCCACATTCGGTGGCGCGGAGATCGGATGCGTCATCGCCAAAAAGGTGCTGGAAATCTCGTCCGCGCCTTCATTCCTCGAACATGTCAATAACCTGGCACGCCATTTCGCTTCTGGCATCGAAGCATTACGAAAAAAGCATAGCCGCTTTTTGCTGGGATTGCGCCAGCTCGGCCTGATGATGGGGCTGAAGCTCAGCGAAGAGCTCTCTGGCCCAATCCTCACCAAAACCGCCTACGATAACGATCTGCTTTTAGTGTATGCCAACAACGATACATCTGTTTGCCAAATGCTCCCGCCGCTGGACATCAGCTTCGAACAGGTCGATTGGGTCATGAATCAATTGGACCATGCGCTTTCCGCAGCGCGGCGCTTGAAACCAGTTGTTCGATTGAAAAGAAAAATTGAAAAATTGTTCTGA